The window CCTCGCGGCGGCCACGGGAGCGCTGCCGATCGAGGGGCGGGGCAGGTCGGCGAAGGAGCGGTTCGCCCACCGGTCCGGGCGGGGTGCGGACGTCCCGTCGCCGTAGTCGTCGGACGCCGGGAAGAGATCTGCCCCGGTGCGTGAGAAAAGGCCTGCCGCGGCGTTGAGGCAGGCCTTTTCCCGTGGTCGGGCGGGGATGTGGGGGATCAACCGGTGCGGCGCAGGGCCTCCGAGAGACGGCCCGCGGCGTCGATGACCGCCTGGGCGTGCATACGGCCGGGGTGTCGAGTGAGGCGCTCGATGGGGCCGGAGACGGAGACGGCGGCCACCACGCGGTTCGACGGGCCGCGCACGGGGGCGGAGACCGAGGCGACCCCCGGCTCGCGTTCGCCGATGGACTGCGCCCAGCCCCGGCGCCGTACGCCCGAGAGGGCGGTGGCCGTGAAGCGGGCGCCCTGGAGGCCGCGGTGCAGCCGCTCCGGCTCCTCCCAGGCCATCAGGATCTGTGCCGACGAACCGGCCTTCATCGTGAGGGTCGAGCCGACCGGGACCGTGTCCCTGAGCCCCGAGAGCCGCTCCGCGGCGGCGACACAGATACGCATGTCGCCCTGCCGGCGATAGAGCTGCGCGCTCTCGCCCGTGATGTCGCGCAGATGCGTGAGCACCGGACCCGCCGTCGCGAGGAGGCGGTCCTCGCCGGCGGCCGCGGCCAGCTCGGCCAGCCGGGGGCCGAGGATGAACCGGCCCTGCATGTCGCGTGCCACCATGCGGTGGTGTTCCAGAGCCACGGCCAGGCGGTGGGCCGTGGGCCGTGCGAGTCCGGTGGCGCCGACCAGACCCGCGAGGGTGGCCGGACCGGACTCCAGAGCGCTCAGGACCAGGGCCGCCTTGTCCAGAACGCCGACGCCGCTACTGTTGTCCATGCAACGATACTCGCGTCTCACTCTGTGAAACGCAAGTTCAATTTCGCGCGGACCTTGCCACTCTGGAAGAAGAACAACGGCTCGCGGACCAACGAGCCCGGCGGCCGGCGCTCATACGAGGGGTACGTGCGCCCGCCACCTCCGATATCTCTAGTTGGGCCGGCGCT is drawn from Streptomyces bottropensis ATCC 25435 and contains these coding sequences:
- the ndgR gene encoding IclR family transcriptional regulator NdgR, whose protein sequence is MDNSSGVGVLDKAALVLSALESGPATLAGLVGATGLARPTAHRLAVALEHHRMVARDMQGRFILGPRLAELAAAAGEDRLLATAGPVLTHLRDITGESAQLYRRQGDMRICVAAAERLSGLRDTVPVGSTLTMKAGSSAQILMAWEEPERLHRGLQGARFTATALSGVRRRGWAQSIGEREPGVASVSAPVRGPSNRVVAAVSVSGPIERLTRHPGRMHAQAVIDAAGRLSEALRRTG